The Salmo salar chromosome ssa06, Ssal_v3.1, whole genome shotgun sequence sequence CGATGCCCGGCCATGCATGGCCTTCGTCCAGTACCGGACCTGCAAGGTGCGCAGGCTGAAGGCAGCCACCCTGAACCGGCTGGTGAGCCACCTCCTGGACCCCTGCTGCCAGGAGCCCGACTACAGACAGATCTTTCTGTCCACCTACCAGACCTTCACCACTACCAGTGCACTCATTGAGCTGCTCTTCCAGAGGTGGGCCATGTCATTAAGTTTACAGTACTCATAACTGCTGTCATGTTTCACCTGACCATTGTCTCAGACCATAATGCAGAAGCTATTTCACTGTTAAAATTATACAGTATGAAATGAGGTGAGCAGGTTGTTTGACCTCTATAGTTTGAAAACACCTTGACGTTCTAGTTTTACTGCTTATTAAAACCTATTTTCTATAAAATACTTTTTGGGTGAAATGGCCTAAAAATGTCGATCTCCCTCTTCTTTTGCCTTCTTGTCTTCACCCACCGTTTTGCAAACACAACTCTTTTGACACATTCCGAGTTATCACAGTAACAAATAAGATTAGCCAAATTGGATTCAGAATGTTATGTTGGACACAGATGAGAGGGTACGTCGAGAGAACAACACCTCTCGCTGTGTATGCAAAGTCACTTAGTTTCGTCAGATTGTTTTTTCTTTCTTGCTTCCCTCACAAAATGACTATCTCAGCATCTTTGATGTAATGATAATAAGCACCCAGCAGGTAGTTAGCCATTACAggttttacaacaacaacaattatTCGCTGAGTTTGGAGTGAGGTCAGTGTCAGGATAACAACGGAGCATAGAGACAGACCAAAGAAAAACAGTCTGAAGAAGAATGGACCACGGCCCTGTTGGTCACAATCACGGTTTAGATGAGTCTGACACTCTTCCTAATTGTTCTCACAGGGACAATGGGGCTTCAGACGCGTACAACAGTGAATGTCACAGGAGGTGAGCTGGCTGCTTTTCCCTTGATCACATTTACTTCCTTGACTCTGAAACAGGGAAGACATTGTTTCATCACGTTGTCTCCTCAGGCGTCTGTTGCCCCTGATCCAGACTTGGTTGGAGGAGTACAGTGAGGACTTCCGGGATCCTCCTCAGCACCCCTCCCTAAGGCTGCTGATGGACCATCTGCATAGCCTGTCCTCCTTCTGTtcactggcccagcgctctgaaACTCTGCTTAAGAAGTTCCAGAGAGAAGGTACAGGATTCACTTGTTTTTCCTAACCTTTTCTGTGAATTGCCTTTGATTATGATACCATTGTTGATCCCCTTCTgtcattcctctctccctttaaTAGAAATGGATACTGGTGGCCATTCTTCCCAGGCTGAGGTTAATCAGGAAGATGAGGGCTCAGGGGAGGAAGGCCTAGAATGGGACAGCCCACTGGATCAGGGTGACATCATGGACTTCTCAGTCACAGGCATCGCAGAACAGCTCACCCGACTGGACGCTGTAAGTGGCAATTATGGAAGATAACTTCTGGCTCTTAATATGTGTCCTCAGGAGTGGATCGCTAACACTCTTTTTCCATTTTACCTTCCTTATCTGTGCGTCTCTCAGGGGCTGTTTGGGAAGGTGGTTCCGTACcagtgtctgggctgtgtgtggtCCCAGAGAGACAAGAAGGAGAACCTGTCTGCTACCGTCAGCGCCACCATTGCCCAGTTTAATGCAGTCACCAACCGAGTCATCACCTCCCTGCTCTGCCGGCCCACCTCCAGCCCCACTTCCGTCCACAGGGCCTCCAGCCCAGCTCAGAGGGCCTGCGTCATTGAGAAGTGGATCAGAGTAGGACAGGTCAGACACATCTAGTAACTTGGACCATTTGAGGGATACATTTTCAAATCCAAGTGCAGCCTTCTTACACATCTAAACGTTAACCTGGTTCTCAGTGCATTCAGATGTAAGTCCCTAGTCAGTCTCTAACTTGTGACTGTTTTCTGAAACAGGAGTGTCGGCAGCTGAAGAATTTCTCCTCTTTGAGGGCCATCCTGTCTGCCCTTCAGTCCAATGCTGTCTACAGGCTGAGGAAGACGTGGGCTGCTGTGTGTAGGTACGGACTGTCGGGTCACACTGCAAGGGTTAGCTGAGTCATGAAGCTAGAGGGCCAATTACATTGATTGAATATGGCAAAAAATATGAACAAGGGTGTCCTTATCCTCTGAGAATGTAAGGCTTAATAAGGAAATTATTTACTAGTAATTGACCTACATTATTCAACTAACCTTAGTTTGTACTTCATGCCATAACTATGTAATAAACAATTTTAATTGTGTCAGTCAAGAATAGTTGAACAATAATTTTAGGTCAACATGTCATGCCTTACCAACTCTAAATCCCTTTGAAGCTTAAAGGATATCTTTTGTAATAAAGTTGCTAGTGGTGTCTTGTCTGAGTGTTATTTTTGGATTGATTTAAGTGGTTTGTTGTTCTTCAGGGACAGCGTGGAGATCTTTGACAACCTCTGTGAAACCTTCCCTGATGAGAACTGTGTGTTGAGCAACAGAGAGATCAGTGTGGAGGTATGAATCAAGTACATTAAGGAAAATGATTTAacttcatttttttttacttgcatCTCTGCAAAAATGTATGCTTTCTTTCTACAACCATAATGCAGACGACATGACACTGTTGAAATACTTACAATATGGAGTGTTTTGTTTTGAGAGCAGTTGACCTTTACTTACATCTTCAAGCACCTTGATATTCTACTTTTACAACTTATTAAAACCCATCTTTCTGTTCAGTTAATGTTTAGTGAAATTGCGTAACAGTGTGTTAATAGTAAGCCATTGTCCCAAAGCAAAAGAGAGGGTGTTCTATTTTTCTGTCGGCTCTGGGTGTTTGTGTCAAATCTTCATTCGGTCTGGTTACAGTGAGAGGGCTCTAAAGTAATATTCTACATATTGCTCAGAATTTCCAAATAAGCTGATATTAACAGCATTGTCAACAAACACTACACTAATGATAATTTCCCCAGCAGTTCTTGAGAAACACCTTCATTTGCCTCACATCTTTATTTCATTTTACTGTATTGGTCCACCCCTTGTTCAACCGGACTGTTCCAGAAAAATATTTTAACGTGCTTCCTGTGTCTGTATTAACAGGCTCACAGTATTTGTGCTTTTGACAGATGTTCTTATCAAAATATTCCTTAGCACAAAATTGCTTTTGTTCACATGTTTGCGTGGATTTTAAAAGCTCAATATGTTCTTTACATAatgagatatgtgtgtgtgtgtgtctaagaacAACCAATGTGGTGTTGACCCCATAAGCTGGTAAAGGAAGTTTTGACCTAGAGCATATTTGACTGACTCTTTGCATATGCTGTAGGTCATTGCAGATGAGTGGACAGGTTGACAATGGAAGGCCATAAATGCAGACTGAATTTAGCTTCTATGTGACTCCTTTTCAGGATGGAAGCCAAACAGCCATGGATAACATTTCTCCCAAGATATCCAAGCGATGTCCTGTTGCCAGACAGATGGTAAGCAATACTTCAGAGAGAGATTGAGTAAGAGACATTGCAGACATGATATGTAGACatgagagatatctatatatagtgGGGGTCATTAAGTTTGAGTTTAGCTTTCTCTTCTTTCCATGCAACATTAAATGGACAGAAATGATAGCAGaggtctcccgagtggcgtagcggtctaaggcactacatcgcagtATTGCAGcttcactacagcctggggtttgatcccaggctgtgtcacactCGGccatgactgggagtcccatagggcgccgcacaattggcccagcgtcgtccggttaggggagagtttggctggagggggctttacttggctcatcgcactctagcgacttgttgtggtgggccgggcaactgcaagctgactttggtcgtcagttgaacggtgtttcctccgacacattggtgcagctggcttccgggttgagcgggtgttaagaagcgcggcttgggggggtcatgtttcggaggacgcatgagtcgaccttcgcctctcccgagtccattggggagttgcagcgatgagacaagatcgcaatTGAATATCAAGAAAAAGGGGGGTATAAAATAGAAATGATAGCAGAATTCTGTGTATCTGAAAGTTAAAAAAACAAGTTTATTATAAGCTGttacggggggggggggaggaaggATCCTAATATTGTCTACTCAGTATTTTGCGGGGGCAGTTTCTGCACATGTAGCCCCCTAACCCCATCAGCTCTTAACCCACAAGAGGTTACAGTGATTCCCCTAGAGGAAAAATCTATTCAATGACCGAGAGAGTCATGTGTGGCAAGAGGAAGCCATCCTATCCTTAGCCACTGATGTTTCAAATGGCCACAGATTACTAGGCTATGAAAGGACAGTAATCATAGACCAAGACCTTTTCTAGCTTCATATGTAC is a genomic window containing:
- the LOC106607078 gene encoding ral guanine nucleotide dissociation stimulator-like 1 isoform X2; this translates as MAFVQYRTCKVRRLKAATLNRLVSHLLDPCCQEPDYRQIFLSTYQTFTTTSALIELLFQRDNGASDAYNSECHRRRLLPLIQTWLEEYSEDFRDPPQHPSLRLLMDHLHSLSSFCSLAQRSETLLKKFQREEMDTGGHSSQAEVNQEDEGSGEEGLEWDSPLDQGDIMDFSVTGIAEQLTRLDAGLFGKVVPYQCLGCVWSQRDKKENLSATVSATIAQFNAVTNRVITSLLCRPTSSPTSVHRASSPAQRACVIEKWIRVGQECRQLKNFSSLRAILSALQSNAVYRLRKTWAAVCRDSVEIFDNLCETFPDENCVLSNREISVEDGSQTAMDNISPKISKRCPVARQMSTSSGVVPYLGTYLTILTMLDTALPDAVEGELINFEKRRREFEILSQIRQLQASCSQYNLPHHTRITAWLQGQKLLTDQESYELSRNLEPPIDLCSPGAWSHRLLSKKLSSLLKVSEGSSRKNHADQISVSSSGSSGSEMEDLSTPPSTLRLQSMSSSCQNVAEALPSSPDGSTPSSCSSSSQPDLSAPVAAHPKPLLASHHKRSVSMTSLPLYNRQVADSCIVRVSVEAGNGNMYKSILLTSQDKTAQVIQRALEKHNLEHLTCQDFTLTQLISQERELLIPDKANVFYAMCTSANFDFVLHQCPKGQKKPLCATSSLGRYSK